The genomic interval ATTTCATCAGAAGAGATACAGTCATTGACAAAACTCCGAATAGCGGTGAGCATTCCAGCTAGCATGTCCGATTCTAGTGGGTTGGCTTCTGAGGGTTGGTATTCACTAATGACTAGACCCGAGGCTTTATGAATGAGAAGAATAGCTCGGATAGTAAAGGGCATTGATTCTTGGAAAATCAGTTCTGCCTCAGAAACTCCTTGCACTCTGGCTTTAATTTTTCGTTTAATTCCCTTTAAGGTAAAGGTACTTTCTACCTTTTGATTAATGGATTTGATGACATCACCCATATATTTAGCAATGGTATTGCCAATAACCGGATAGAGGGCATCAACCATGGCTTCCCGTTCACATTCTATTTGTTCTTTAATGGCGGGGCCCATTTCCGGACCAAGGGCTTTGGCGATCGCGTGGCGGTCAATCCGAATTTGCTCTTCAATGGCTAGACTCACTTCTGGAGCCAAGGCTTTAGCGACTTCACGGGGCGATCGCCGGATTTCTTCGGCAATAGCCGCGGGAATCAAATCCGCCAATACTCCACTCATGGCTTCGGAATCCTGTTGGGCGCGATTTTCAATAATTTTGTCAATAATCGGAGTTAGCACCCGAATACTTTGCTCATGAGAAACAGTTAAATCAAACCCTAAGAGTTCAGAGATTAAAGGCAGTAGGGGATTAATGAGTGCTGTTTGCTGTTCAAGTTGGGTTAATCGCTCCTCTAAACTCAGATCGGATACAGGGCTTAAGGTCGAGAGATTAGTGGATAATGAGCGAGATTCAGCCAAAGATTGGCTAGACGCAGGAGATTCTGAAGGCAACAATAGACTTTGAATAACTTGGAGAGAGATATCGTCCTGTTGGTGTTGGTCTTTGTGTTCAGATTTGGATGGACTGTTAGTAATTTTGGGTTCAAGGGGACTCTGAGGAAGGGCAGAATCGAGGGAAGTTTTTTCTTCCTCCAATTCTGCTTTCAAGATTAAAGGAGGTAAATTTTCTCCTGAAAATCCAGATGATGATCGAGATTCCGGTTGCGGATCGAGCAGCAGATCGGATAATAAATCGAGGGTATCCTCCCATCCCTGTCGAGCTTCAGGGAGCCTAGATGAAACAGAAGCGTTTGGTCTAGTTGGCTCCATTTCTATAACGGGCTGATCTGGACTCAACCAATTAAAGATGTTCTCTCTCTCCAGCGTTGATTCTAATCTAGGCTCAGAAGAGGATTGAGAACGCTTC from Roseofilum reptotaenium CS-1145 carries:
- a CDS encoding OmpA family protein produces the protein MVLSDRQSQEKRSQSSSEPRLESTLERENIFNWLSPDQPVIEMEPTRPNASVSSRLPEARQGWEDTLDLLSDLLLDPQPESRSSSGFSGENLPPLILKAELEEEKTSLDSALPQSPLEPKITNSPSKSEHKDQHQQDDISLQVIQSLLLPSESPASSQSLAESRSLSTNLSTLSPVSDLSLEERLTQLEQQTALINPLLPLISELLGFDLTVSHEQSIRVLTPIIDKIIENRAQQDSEAMSGVLADLIPAAIAEEIRRSPREVAKALAPEVSLAIEEQIRIDRHAIAKALGPEMGPAIKEQIECEREAMVDALYPVIGNTIAKYMGDVIKSINQKVESTFTLKGIKRKIKARVQGVSEAELIFQESMPFTIRAILLIHKASGLVISEYQPSEANPLESDMLAGMLTAIRSFVNDCISSDEMASEVNEIEYDDCKIMLEVAGYSYLAVIIKGEPSKAFLQKIRETYAFLLQKFGDPISEFDGDPDTIPEQIPEHLEQLFAQSEKKQEDDFPWALIILILGAIGAISIPWIWTSHQWQKAHNLEVQTRQALLSSPELSVYAITPNVNRETIQLNGRVPNEYLRLKAGQIISEIIPDLTLDNDIVAVNLPPDLEAAATEVNRIVEILNQLDGVSITATYSQGNVTLSGTVVEIADLEKILDSLEGITGVSSVFSRIQLQASPLETKFYFESGSNKLHPADRAEGIPKIAQFLNQYPEFDLMIIGHSDKIGGWGENQKLSWQRAEAVKMALQQQGISAQRLKIQGTTEPPPGINSTDALALSRCVRFELFRPIKVGN